One window from the genome of candidate division WOR-3 bacterium encodes:
- a CDS encoding helical backbone metal receptor — translation MLLSVGCPKPHKSHAGIRVVSLVPSVTEIIFRVGASSALVGNTTFCNYPESARYVYKVGDFLNPDIERIAQLKPDIVFLTMPTHRLIAEKLSEMGIRYYTSQPATVEDVFREIDSVGQLLAAGTRAKSLVDSLRVRLDSLPVFPDTPTVYVEISDSPLMAAGPLSFVSSLIVEAGGRNICRGAQEYPVVDPEYVVKAGPDVILALYPGVSPAKFAERLGWDRVPAVRNNRIYTGLDLDLLSRPGPRVVEAIVTLSHLIHPELQEPPLRRPPPSGERR, via the coding sequence GTGCTGTTATCTGTGGGCTGTCCGAAGCCGCACAAGTCGCACGCTGGAATACGCGTAGTCTCGCTTGTGCCGAGCGTAACCGAGATCATATTTCGCGTAGGTGCATCTTCGGCTCTCGTCGGGAATACGACATTCTGCAACTACCCGGAGTCAGCAAGGTACGTGTACAAGGTCGGTGACTTCCTGAACCCGGATATTGAGCGGATTGCGCAACTGAAGCCAGATATTGTGTTCCTCACCATGCCTACCCACCGTTTGATTGCCGAGAAGCTCTCTGAAATGGGTATCCGCTACTATACTTCCCAACCGGCAACCGTCGAGGACGTGTTCAGGGAGATTGACTCGGTCGGCCAACTTCTTGCTGCAGGCACTCGCGCAAAGTCGCTTGTGGACAGCCTCAGAGTCCGGCTCGACAGTCTGCCCGTGTTTCCAGACACGCCGACGGTATATGTTGAAATTTCCGACTCGCCACTGATGGCCGCCGGACCGCTCTCGTTCGTGTCGAGCCTGATAGTAGAGGCAGGGGGGAGGAACATCTGTCGAGGGGCTCAGGAATACCCGGTTGTTGACCCAGAGTACGTGGTCAAAGCCGGGCCGGACGTGATTCTGGCACTGTATCCTGGTGTTTCTCCTGCCAAGTTTGCTGAGCGGCTCGGCTGGGACAGAGTGCCGGCGGTCAGGAACAATCGCATCTACACCGGACTAGACTTAGACCTCCTTTCCAGACCCGGTCCAAGGGTGGTTGAGGCCATTGTCACCCTCAGCCATCTTATACATCCGGAATTACAGGAACCACCCCTACGCCGCCCTCCTCCTTCTGGAGAGAGGAGATGA
- a CDS encoding T9SS type A sorting domain-containing protein, with protein MKGSTVVLCLILAVGLAPGALPGNREAGHQTTTPLLSAANVKLAPNEVVLNPVVPVELEPYDNPDETLHYDRTPFNAIGLTNGGTFRGAVRFTPTYNCTLKAIIFYQRDASSDQYAFVFGEDTDTTPGAILDSMPYTGSGTLQWKRVNLTTPKVMKAGIDFWACIRITHTAGTFPLGVDSGPMIPNRSGFISTGGSWQQLYYVNPQLNYSWNIRAIVARGVTLAHDVGATKILSPGQSINPGSYPCKARIVNFGMSAESNIPVTCWIDSAGTRVYNQTLTYAGPLNPGNRADVTFTPNWNTGPSGASYSVRMFTSLAGDLDPSNDTVRQTTGIMTGQPLMTHDTGYCKLSVTCFGSIGYDNPPAQDLGVGFCYPKTATSALFYSSFAVGNDVNYVADRHFSNPANGPVNDDLKPVDSLRNAVPPTSDQHYRGVYSDAGHPAPKGIQVVQNSHQMGTAGSPGYDDFVVIAFDIRNAGASAVNGVCAGVFADFDIGTAPTANIAGSDTVRRLVYMRQQSTANPTVGVKILAPTSFKNLSCIDHARYVYPDSAMTDGMKWRFMNGTVVQRTSNRAYDWSLIASVGPFDLGVGQSYRFAVAFVGGTDETQIRVNADSAQSWYDAHVGIGQNPGWSEAEHRFELVPNPFRRSTLVHYSTPSAGKLQLSVYDAGGRLVEERTMDVKAGAGSFRWQPGSLARGVYFLDIKTPDSASRVKALLLE; from the coding sequence CCCCGTTCAACGCCATCGGCCTGACGAACGGCGGCACATTCCGAGGCGCGGTACGCTTCACGCCGACCTATAACTGTACGCTCAAGGCAATAATATTCTATCAGCGTGACGCATCGTCAGACCAGTACGCGTTCGTGTTTGGTGAGGACACCGATACGACACCAGGTGCAATTCTGGACTCGATGCCCTATACCGGTTCAGGCACGCTTCAATGGAAGCGCGTCAATCTGACAACACCAAAGGTGATGAAAGCAGGTATTGACTTCTGGGCCTGCATCAGGATAACGCATACGGCCGGCACATTCCCGCTGGGCGTTGACTCCGGGCCGATGATTCCCAATCGTTCGGGGTTCATCTCTACCGGCGGTTCGTGGCAGCAGCTTTACTACGTCAACCCACAGCTGAACTACAGTTGGAACATCAGAGCGATCGTTGCCCGCGGGGTGACGCTGGCGCATGACGTCGGCGCCACCAAGATTCTGTCGCCCGGCCAGTCCATCAATCCGGGAAGTTATCCCTGCAAGGCCAGAATTGTCAACTTCGGCATGAGTGCTGAATCAAACATCCCAGTTACGTGCTGGATTGATTCAGCCGGAACTCGCGTGTACAACCAAACTCTCACCTACGCCGGCCCGCTCAATCCCGGGAACCGTGCGGACGTGACGTTCACACCGAACTGGAATACCGGGCCGTCCGGTGCCTCCTACAGCGTGAGAATGTTCACGTCGCTTGCCGGCGACCTGGACCCGTCCAACGATACGGTGCGTCAAACAACCGGCATCATGACCGGTCAGCCGCTGATGACACACGATACCGGGTACTGCAAGCTTTCGGTGACCTGCTTCGGCTCAATCGGTTACGACAACCCGCCGGCCCAGGACCTTGGTGTCGGATTCTGCTATCCTAAGACCGCGACCTCGGCGCTGTTCTATTCCAGTTTCGCGGTTGGTAATGACGTGAATTATGTTGCTGACCGTCACTTCAGCAACCCGGCTAACGGGCCGGTGAATGATGACCTCAAGCCAGTTGACAGTCTCAGGAACGCAGTGCCACCGACCAGTGACCAGCATTACCGGGGCGTGTACTCGGATGCCGGTCACCCGGCACCGAAGGGTATCCAGGTGGTTCAGAACAGTCACCAGATGGGTACCGCTGGCTCGCCAGGCTACGATGACTTCGTCGTGATTGCATTCGACATCCGTAATGCCGGAGCAAGCGCAGTCAACGGAGTCTGCGCCGGTGTGTTCGCGGACTTCGATATCGGAACAGCACCGACCGCCAATATCGCCGGCTCGGATACGGTTCGCCGTCTTGTGTATATGAGGCAACAGTCCACGGCCAACCCAACCGTCGGCGTGAAAATCCTGGCGCCGACTTCGTTCAAGAACCTGTCCTGCATTGACCATGCCCGATATGTGTATCCGGACTCGGCGATGACTGATGGCATGAAGTGGCGCTTCATGAACGGTACCGTTGTCCAGCGCACGTCGAACCGGGCCTATGACTGGTCGCTCATCGCATCGGTCGGCCCATTCGATCTGGGAGTGGGCCAGAGCTACCGGTTCGCAGTTGCGTTCGTCGGCGGTACGGACGAAACTCAGATCCGGGTCAATGCCGACAGTGCTCAGTCCTGGTACGATGCCCATGTCGGTATCGGCCAGAATCCGGGTTGGTCTGAAGCAGAACACCGGTTCGAGCTTGTGCCCAATCCTTTCCGCCGCAGCACCCTGGTTCATTACTCAACTCCGTCTGCCGGCAAGCTTCAGCTCTCAGTCTATGATGCCGGCGGCCGGCTTGTTGAGGAGCGGACGATGGACGTCAAGGCCGGGGCCGGTAGCTTCCGGTGGCAGCCTGGGAGCCTTGCTCGTGGGGTGTACTTCCTTGACATCAAAACACCTGACAGTGCAAGCCGGGTGAAGGCTCTGCTGCTCGAATAG
- the eno gene encoding phosphopyruvate hydratase has product MNRKIADIRARQILDSRGQPTLEVDCILSDGTMGRASVPSGASTGRFEALELRDGNQQRYLGRGVLKAIENVNTVIRERLAGMSAFDQYRIDHTLCELDGTTNKSRLGANALLGVSLAVCRAAAASAGLPVYRYLGGAGTRLLPTPQFNVINGGAHAPNNLDLQEFMIVPAGLPNFREALRAASETYQHLKRLLTEAGKPTTVGDEGGFAPDFADNEEPIKFVLRAIEAAGYEPGEQVFLALDPAASGFYRDGSYVLSISRERRMTSDDMIEMYASWLERYPLISIEDGLAEDDWEGWRKLTARLGSRVQLVGDDIFVTQIKRLEQGVREHVANAVLIKPNQVGTVSETLDCMKVAAEHGYRTVVSHRSGETGDHFIADLAVATNSGQIKTGAPCRGERVAKYNRLLRIEEEDRLAYAGLVPLTR; this is encoded by the coding sequence ATGAACCGGAAGATTGCCGACATCAGGGCGAGACAGATACTGGACTCGCGCGGCCAACCTACACTTGAGGTAGACTGCATTCTGTCTGACGGCACGATGGGCCGGGCTTCAGTCCCATCCGGAGCTTCAACGGGCCGGTTCGAGGCCCTGGAGCTGCGTGACGGGAACCAGCAGCGCTACCTCGGTCGCGGAGTGCTGAAAGCGATCGAGAATGTCAATACCGTTATTCGCGAACGCCTGGCCGGCATGAGTGCATTTGACCAGTATCGTATTGACCACACGTTGTGCGAGCTCGACGGCACGACGAACAAGTCCAGACTCGGAGCCAACGCCCTGCTTGGTGTTTCGCTTGCAGTATGCCGGGCCGCGGCTGCGTCCGCCGGTCTTCCGGTCTACCGCTATCTTGGCGGGGCCGGTACCAGGCTTTTGCCTACCCCCCAGTTCAACGTCATCAACGGCGGCGCACACGCACCGAACAACCTCGACCTTCAGGAGTTCATGATTGTTCCGGCCGGTCTCCCAAACTTCCGCGAGGCGCTGCGGGCCGCAAGTGAAACGTACCAACATTTGAAGCGCCTGTTGACAGAGGCCGGTAAACCGACTACGGTTGGCGACGAGGGCGGGTTTGCTCCTGACTTTGCGGACAACGAGGAACCGATCAAGTTCGTGCTCAGAGCCATTGAGGCCGCTGGGTACGAGCCGGGTGAACAGGTATTTCTGGCGCTTGACCCGGCGGCCAGCGGCTTCTACCGTGACGGCAGTTACGTCCTCAGCATTTCCCGGGAACGACGGATGACATCTGATGACATGATCGAGATGTACGCCAGCTGGCTTGAACGGTACCCGCTCATCTCAATCGAAGACGGCCTGGCCGAAGATGACTGGGAAGGCTGGCGCAAATTGACCGCGCGACTTGGCTCACGGGTGCAGCTTGTTGGCGATGACATATTCGTGACCCAAATCAAGCGACTCGAACAGGGCGTGCGCGAGCATGTGGCCAATGCGGTACTCATTAAGCCCAATCAGGTCGGCACCGTCAGCGAGACTCTGGACTGCATGAAGGTTGCAGCCGAGCATGGGTATCGCACCGTGGTTTCTCACCGCTCAGGCGAAACTGGCGACCACTTCATCGCCGACCTTGCGGTAGCAACCAACTCGGGACAAATCAAGACAGGTGCGCCCTGCCGCGGCGAGCGGGTCGCCAAGTACAATCGGCTTCTGCGCATCGAAGAAGAAGACCGCCTGGCATACGCTGGACTTGTTCCTCTCACACGATGA
- a CDS encoding tRNA (adenine-N1)-methyltransferase encodes MLKPGDFVLLYHSERMKYLLELKETGRFSTHRGWIEFSQMLGRDYGDCVKTQLNCWFHLLKPTIADLLLKVRRTTTIVYPKDTGLMLLETVVFPGARVIETGSGSGGLTSVLAWFVRPTGRVYSYERRSEFSENARANVERYGLGQFCEFFVQDPETRGFEQTDVDAVFLDVPEPWTLVRAAHRSLRGGHPLAAIVPTAEQLSKLSNVMELEGFVRVRSTEILKRDMLVRAGGTRPADRMIGHTVYIVLGHKSNQSVSQARVPMGQIPAASDAE; translated from the coding sequence ATGCTGAAACCCGGCGATTTCGTGTTGCTGTATCATTCGGAGCGGATGAAATACCTCTTGGAGCTCAAGGAAACTGGCAGGTTCTCTACCCATCGTGGTTGGATTGAGTTCAGCCAGATGCTTGGCCGTGATTACGGGGACTGCGTGAAGACCCAGCTCAACTGCTGGTTTCATCTACTGAAACCGACTATTGCCGACCTTTTACTCAAGGTCAGGCGCACGACGACAATCGTGTATCCTAAGGACACCGGCTTGATGCTTCTTGAGACCGTTGTATTTCCCGGTGCCCGTGTGATTGAAACCGGGTCGGGCTCAGGTGGACTGACTTCGGTCTTGGCTTGGTTTGTCCGGCCAACTGGCAGGGTGTACTCATACGAACGAAGGTCTGAATTCAGCGAAAATGCGCGGGCGAACGTTGAGCGGTACGGACTTGGACAGTTCTGCGAGTTCTTTGTTCAGGATCCGGAGACCAGGGGATTTGAGCAGACCGACGTTGACGCCGTGTTCCTGGATGTGCCAGAGCCGTGGACTCTTGTAAGGGCTGCACACCGCTCCCTGCGCGGCGGACACCCGCTGGCTGCAATCGTACCCACAGCCGAGCAACTCTCCAAGTTATCCAATGTCATGGAGTTGGAGGGGTTTGTTAGAGTTCGTTCAACTGAGATACTGAAACGTGACATGCTGGTACGAGCAGGCGGGACACGTCCTGCAGACCGGATGATAGGACATACCGTGTACATCGTTTTGGGACACAAGTCCAACCAGTCTGTTTCCCAAGCCAGAGTGCCCATGGGACAAATCCCAGCCGCCAGTGATGCGGAATAG
- a CDS encoding CapA family protein — protein sequence MKAGKLVFFVAALASAPCAGARLHGLGDGVFADTVENFDDGNVVLRSFPGQDMHPDSWRLDTAITYNNSPYSLRLHGNTWKTESIYPIRLDSADVWQVAAYVSYLGEIQGFGLQDSAHTLFYSLAGSEQVNPDTWVAVYQGAFPLNTWNLYLLPVGEDWLARFGYLPVVTGLVFVNDRDTDPRAVVYFDEILDITSDRPVAPRVEIWHASKEKLQVPSAKFQEPVDTPPHTLVTVQFYSRITDPDSRYHDYYWSFGDDSTSRDSWPLHTYLVRDNHEYTVLLEVRDSTGCWGRASCKVNVDPGPTTLPVRVNFTGDIMLARRYELPGGIIDTLGPRGIFKPTLPYLGDAADITVVNLESPLTAQGTRHPTKPIVFRGRPSNVAGLTYAGVDVVCLANNHVIDYGLEGMRETQDSLAANGIGYCGAGANSYEAFQPVFVQKSGLSFAFLAACDRNGQYDNYQPYLDAGLNKPGFAYFDSFHIRRQIESVRSTADIVVVLAHTGEEYASAPDSRYNDGQYSRASVQEVDEWYSRFALFPAPGDTAERHRAIEAGADLVVCHHPHVLQGFEVYKGRLIAHSLGNFAFDQEYSETYPSVILAGEVDETGFRNYTLIPVFIDDYIPNRAFGRLGRHIVDYLARRSRDLGTYVVVNPESTTAWVVLDTATLVPIVYSQSGQLQLLQQSGYWTSNPLALVRIGCLSRVVSASPGRNWQFRLGRDMVWFGNFEKEGATMWLLDQAGESYDTVCYEGQRSLRQTRATGATRIVTGLEDRVVCYSDTAGYSLYAYMKTRNARLAGAAAQFYTARAGSSPIGTANLGTEINGTTDWRFYYRDFSPTTGTAYFDLELASSAPYSDTGYVWFDNVGLIEWEPWQPLTDAVRVPHPNDYYWIQLRATDTVASATLFYEETGYDRLTNVRAGPGFLPVLGLLLPGPNPSRSPTAIRYSLTKASWVNLSVYNILGQKVQTLVSGLCPAGAHSLVWGGCDSSGAPACSGTYFLRLEAEGQVLSRRLVLVR from the coding sequence ATGAAAGCCGGCAAGTTGGTGTTCTTTGTCGCAGCGTTGGCTTCAGCGCCTTGTGCTGGAGCGCGGCTTCATGGTTTGGGCGACGGTGTGTTTGCCGATACGGTCGAGAACTTCGACGACGGCAATGTTGTCCTGCGTTCGTTTCCAGGCCAGGACATGCACCCGGATTCTTGGCGACTTGATACCGCCATCACCTACAACAATTCGCCGTATTCCCTTCGCTTACATGGCAACACTTGGAAGACCGAGTCAATCTACCCTATTCGGCTCGATTCGGCTGATGTGTGGCAGGTGGCAGCCTATGTTTCCTACCTTGGCGAAATCCAGGGTTTCGGTCTGCAGGATTCAGCCCATACTTTGTTCTATTCTCTTGCTGGCTCAGAGCAGGTAAACCCGGATACTTGGGTAGCGGTATATCAGGGTGCATTTCCGCTGAACACCTGGAACCTGTATCTCTTGCCGGTTGGCGAGGACTGGCTGGCCAGGTTCGGATACCTGCCGGTCGTCACCGGACTCGTATTCGTGAATGACCGGGATACTGACCCGCGTGCGGTGGTCTATTTCGATGAGATTCTGGATATTACTTCTGACCGACCGGTTGCGCCAAGGGTTGAGATATGGCACGCAAGCAAAGAGAAATTGCAGGTTCCAAGCGCCAAGTTCCAGGAGCCGGTTGACACTCCGCCCCATACATTGGTAACGGTGCAGTTCTATTCGAGGATTACCGATCCGGACAGCCGTTATCACGACTACTACTGGTCGTTCGGCGATGATTCCACAAGCCGGGATTCCTGGCCACTCCATACCTACTTGGTCCGGGACAACCACGAGTACACGGTTTTGCTCGAGGTCAGGGATTCGACCGGGTGCTGGGGCCGGGCAAGCTGCAAGGTCAATGTGGACCCGGGGCCGACAACACTTCCGGTGCGGGTAAACTTTACCGGTGACATCATGCTCGCACGGCGTTACGAGCTACCAGGCGGCATCATTGATACGCTTGGGCCGCGGGGAATCTTCAAGCCCACTCTCCCCTATTTGGGCGATGCAGCTGACATTACCGTCGTCAACCTTGAAAGCCCCTTGACGGCACAGGGCACACGGCATCCGACCAAGCCGATAGTATTCCGGGGACGGCCATCGAACGTCGCCGGGCTTACCTACGCTGGCGTTGACGTTGTTTGCCTGGCGAATAACCACGTGATTGACTACGGACTTGAAGGGATGCGTGAAACCCAGGACAGCCTTGCGGCCAATGGAATCGGCTATTGCGGTGCCGGTGCAAACTCATACGAGGCGTTTCAGCCGGTGTTTGTCCAGAAATCCGGGCTGAGCTTTGCGTTCCTCGCTGCCTGCGACCGGAACGGCCAATATGACAACTACCAGCCGTATCTTGACGCGGGGTTGAACAAGCCCGGGTTTGCGTACTTCGATTCGTTTCACATCCGACGCCAGATTGAGTCAGTTCGTAGCACCGCAGATATTGTCGTTGTTTTGGCGCATACCGGCGAGGAATACGCGTCTGCACCGGACAGCCGGTACAACGATGGTCAATACTCAAGGGCCAGTGTTCAGGAGGTAGACGAGTGGTACTCGCGGTTCGCACTGTTTCCGGCTCCGGGCGACACCGCGGAGCGACACCGGGCAATCGAGGCAGGTGCCGACCTTGTCGTATGCCACCATCCGCACGTGCTTCAGGGGTTTGAGGTGTACAAGGGCAGATTGATTGCTCACTCGCTTGGGAACTTTGCGTTTGACCAAGAGTATTCGGAGACCTACCCTTCGGTGATTCTTGCCGGGGAGGTGGACGAGACTGGTTTCCGTAATTACACGCTCATCCCCGTATTCATTGACGACTACATACCGAATCGGGCGTTCGGTCGGCTGGGCCGGCACATTGTTGACTACCTGGCCCGACGCTCCCGGGACCTTGGCACCTACGTGGTCGTAAACCCCGAGAGTACGACGGCCTGGGTTGTACTCGACACCGCTACACTCGTCCCCATCGTCTACTCTCAGTCAGGCCAGTTGCAGCTGCTCCAGCAGTCTGGATACTGGACTTCCAATCCCTTGGCTCTTGTCCGTATCGGCTGCCTGTCGCGTGTAGTCTCGGCCTCACCCGGACGCAACTGGCAGTTCCGACTGGGACGGGATATGGTCTGGTTCGGCAACTTCGAAAAGGAAGGTGCCACGATGTGGCTTCTGGACCAGGCGGGCGAGAGTTACGATACCGTATGTTACGAGGGCCAGCGTTCGCTGCGCCAGACACGTGCAACGGGTGCCACCCGGATAGTGACCGGCCTTGAGGACCGGGTGGTTTGCTATTCCGATACTGCCGGTTATTCCCTGTACGCATACATGAAAACCCGGAATGCGCGACTTGCCGGCGCTGCCGCTCAATTCTACACCGCAAGGGCCGGCTCTTCACCTATTGGTACGGCAAACCTCGGTACTGAAATCAATGGCACGACCGACTGGAGATTCTATTACCGCGATTTCAGCCCGACCACTGGCACTGCGTACTTCGACCTGGAACTGGCAAGCAGTGCTCCTTATTCCGACACTGGTTATGTGTGGTTTGACAATGTCGGACTGATCGAATGGGAGCCATGGCAACCGCTGACCGATGCAGTGAGAGTTCCTCACCCGAATGACTACTACTGGATTCAGCTCAGAGCCACTGACACGGTCGCCAGTGCGACCTTGTTCTACGAGGAGACTGGCTACGACCGTCTCACGAACGTGCGAGCCGGGCCCGGCTTCTTGCCCGTACTCGGGCTGCTCTTGCCGGGTCCGAATCCTAGCCGATCTCCAACCGCCATTAGGTACAGCCTGACTAAGGCGAGCTGGGTCAACCTTTCAGTGTACAATATTCTTGGTCAGAAGGTACAGACCCTTGTCAGCGGACTGTGTCCTGCTGGTGCTCACTCGCTTGTCTGGGGCGGGTGTGACAGCAGCGGAGCACCGGCCTGCTCTGGTACGTACTTCCTGCGGCTTGAAGCCGAGGGTCAGGTACTGTCCAGGCGACTGGTCCTGGTCAGGTAA
- a CDS encoding iron ABC transporter permease, producing the protein MLIAAAAVSFLIGPGGLPSSGLIKFRLLRLALGILAGGVLSLVGASLQGLLRNPLVDPFTLGVSSGSALGASMVIAWGTATSVVLPVAGFAGALVTILAVYLLARVRGRVTVTGLVLAGVIMSFLFSSLVMLVLVLARQPLGRAVYLLMGHLGVAFTRGSLPLFIGSAATMLAGCGLLVAYARDLDIMSSSEEAARSLGVDTARVTKVVFVVCSVLVGLVVSFTGAISFVGLVVPHLVRMILGPVHRRVLPASFLFGAALLLLADTAARNIVPGGLPLSVVTALIGVPFFIYLLRRRL; encoded by the coding sequence TTGCTCATTGCCGCGGCCGCGGTATCGTTCCTAATTGGGCCGGGCGGTCTACCTTCGAGCGGTCTAATCAAGTTCCGTCTGCTGCGTCTTGCGCTCGGCATTCTGGCCGGCGGGGTTCTGTCTCTGGTTGGTGCCTCACTCCAGGGACTTCTTCGCAATCCCCTGGTGGACCCGTTCACCCTTGGCGTCTCAAGCGGCTCGGCATTGGGCGCAAGCATGGTGATCGCCTGGGGGACGGCAACAAGCGTTGTGCTACCGGTTGCAGGTTTTGCCGGTGCGCTGGTGACGATACTTGCGGTCTATCTTCTCGCCCGGGTTAGAGGCAGAGTGACGGTCACCGGCCTGGTCTTGGCCGGAGTCATAATGAGTTTCCTGTTCTCAAGTCTTGTGATGCTCGTACTGGTTCTGGCGCGGCAACCTCTGGGTCGGGCTGTGTACCTCTTGATGGGACATCTTGGCGTGGCATTCACGCGCGGGTCGCTGCCGCTTTTCATCGGGTCGGCCGCAACAATGCTAGCCGGATGTGGGCTGCTGGTGGCATATGCCCGGGACCTGGACATCATGTCATCAAGTGAGGAAGCCGCACGCAGTCTGGGTGTAGACACTGCCAGAGTTACCAAGGTTGTCTTCGTCGTCTGTTCGGTTCTAGTCGGCCTGGTCGTCTCGTTCACTGGCGCAATCAGCTTTGTCGGTCTGGTAGTGCCCCACCTTGTCCGGATGATACTCGGACCGGTCCACCGTAGAGTTCTGCCAGCATCATTTCTATTTGGTGCCGCGCTTCTGCTGCTGGCCGATACCGCGGCACGGAACATCGTGCCGGGTGGCCTGCCCTTGTCGGTTGTGACCGCGCTTATCGGCGTCCCGTTCTTCATTTACCTTTTGAGGAGAAGGTTGTGA
- a CDS encoding ABC transporter ATP-binding protein: protein MKRTNRPGHETTQDARPEAVALDRGEQTRTGQPAVRFERVNFGYGSELLFENFSLDIAPGEFFGVIGPNGAGKSTLLMLAAGLLAPHSGRVSVLGMDVVRTARRAIARRVAVVPQESFFAFDYGVEDVVMMGRNPYLGRLESPGPADWVRVREALEFVDATHLATKNINQVSAGEKQRVVLARALAQEPVVLLLDEAMSHLDIAHQRLILDILERLNQQGVTIVLLAHDLNLAALACSRVLLLRSGRLVACDLPERVITVELVRSVYGIEPIVTRHPETDRPQVMLPATGKRTRIR from the coding sequence GTGAAAAGGACCAACAGACCTGGTCACGAAACCACGCAGGACGCAAGACCTGAGGCTGTTGCGCTGGATCGAGGAGAGCAGACCAGGACAGGCCAGCCTGCCGTCAGGTTTGAGCGGGTGAATTTTGGATACGGATCAGAGCTGCTGTTTGAGAACTTCAGCCTCGACATCGCTCCCGGTGAGTTCTTCGGCGTGATCGGACCGAACGGCGCAGGAAAGAGCACATTGCTGATGCTTGCGGCCGGGCTGCTTGCCCCGCACTCAGGCAGAGTCTCGGTTTTAGGTATGGATGTGGTACGTACTGCCCGCCGTGCGATTGCACGCCGGGTCGCGGTCGTACCGCAGGAAAGCTTTTTTGCCTTTGACTACGGAGTCGAAGACGTAGTGATGATGGGGCGGAACCCTTACCTTGGCCGGTTGGAAAGCCCTGGTCCGGCAGACTGGGTTCGCGTACGCGAGGCACTTGAGTTCGTGGATGCGACACATCTCGCTACCAAGAATATCAATCAAGTGTCGGCCGGTGAGAAGCAACGGGTCGTGCTGGCCCGAGCTCTTGCTCAGGAGCCAGTAGTCCTGCTCCTTGACGAAGCGATGTCTCATCTCGACATTGCACACCAGCGTTTGATCCTCGACATTCTCGAACGCTTGAACCAACAAGGAGTCACGATCGTCCTGCTGGCTCACGATTTGAACCTGGCAGCGCTCGCCTGTTCAAGAGTGCTCCTGCTCCGGTCCGGACGGCTGGTTGCCTGCGATTTGCCGGAACGGGTGATTACCGTTGAGCTAGTCCGGTCGGTGTACGGTATCGAGCCGATCGTTACCCGACATCCGGAAACAGACCGGCCCCAAGTCATGCTGCCGGCAACAGGAAAGAGAACGCGCATTAGGTAA